From the genome of Castor canadensis chromosome 18, mCasCan1.hap1v2, whole genome shotgun sequence:
ttgtaaatcACATGTTTGATAAGTGCTGTATACTGAATGCATAGAGAACTCTTACAGCTCAAAAATAAATTGACAACTAACTAAAACAATGGACAAAACAtgtgaatagatatttctccaaagaagatgtgTAAGTGGGCAGTAAGCCAGCAGCTTATTAACTCTTAGGGAAATGCAAACGAAATCACAGTGAGATACTACTTCACACTTCTGTGTGGTCTATGCATGAAAAGATGGGCAGTAACAAGTGTCGGCAATGATGTGCAGGGTTTGGAACCTTCATactttgctggtgggaatattaaatgattttttaaaagttaaacatgAGACAAAAAGACGACGACTGCGGCGGGCCGGGCGGAACTTTCCAGAATGCTCGGTGTGAGGCGAAGGGGCAGAGGCTGCTTGAGCTGCGCACAGATAGGCGCTCCTTCTCGCTTCCACACCGGCCTCGGCCCGCTCACCGGCAGTAGAAAATGGTGAAAGAAACCACTTACTATGATGTTTTGGGGGTCAAACCCAATGCCACGCAGGAAGAATTGAAAAAGGCTTACAGGAAACTGGCCTTAAAGTACCACCCTGATAAGAATCcaaatgaaggagaaaagtttAAACAGATTTCTCAAGCTTATGAAGTTCTCTCTGATGCCAAGAAAAGGGAATTATATGACAAAGGAGGAGAACAGGCAATTAAGGAGGGTGGAGCAGGTGGTGGTTTTGGCTCCCCCATGGACATCTTTGATATGTtttttggaggaggaggaaggatgcAAAGAGAAAGGCGAGGTAAAAATGTTGTGCATCAGCTCTCGGTAACCTTAGAAGATTTATATAATGGTGCAACAAGAAAACTGGCTCTGCAAAAGAATGTGATTTGTGACAAATGTGAAGGCCGAGGTGGTAAGAAAGGGGCAGTGGAGTGCTGTCCCAACTGCCGAGGTACTGGAATGCAAATAAGAATTCATCAGATAGGACCTGGAATGGTTCAGCAAATTCAGTCTGTGTGTATGGAGTGTCAGGGCcatggagaaaggatcagtcCTAAAGATAGATGTAAAAGCTGCAATGGAAGGAAAATCGTTCGAGAGAAGAAGATTCTAGaagttcatattgataaaggCATGAAAGATGGCCAGAAGATTACATTCCATGGTGAAGGAGACCAAGAACCAGGACTGGAGCCAGGAGATATTATCATTGTATTAGATCAgaaggaccatgctgtttttactcgACGAGGAGAGGACCTTTTCATGTGTATGGACATACAGTTGGTTGAAGCATTGTGTGGCTTCCAAAAGCCAATATCCACTCTTGACAACAGAACCATAGTCATCACCTCTCATCCAGGTCAGATTGTCAAGCATGGCGATATCAAATGTGTGCTAAATGAAGGCATGCCAATTTATCGTCGACCATATGAAAAGGGACGCCTAATCATTGAGTTTAAGGTAAACTTTCCTGAAAATGGCTTTCTCTCTCCTGATAAACTTTCTTTGCTGGAAAAACTCCTTCCTGAGAGGAAGGAAGTAGAAGAGACTGATGAAATGGATCAAGTAGAACTGGTGGACTTTGATCCAAATCAGGAAAGACGGCGCCATTATAATGGAGAAGCTTATGAGGATGATGAACATCATCCCAGAGGTGGTGTTCAGTGTCAAACCTCTTAATGGGGCCAGTGAATAACACTCACTGCTAGCATTTTATATGCGGTAGTGAATGAGTGAAGGACTATTGATCATCATATGCTCACTacttgctattgtttttgttttaatattcaaCTATAGTAGTGTTTTGAAAgttaaatgaagaataaaagcaaatataaaagctcaaaaaaaaaaaaaaaaaaaaaagttaaacatgagctgggcgccagtgactcacgactgttatcctagctactcaggaggcagagatcaggaggatcgcagtttgaagccagcccaggcaaatagtttgtgagaccctatctcgaaaaaacccatcaccaaaaagggcttgTCAGTATGCTCCAGTGGCGCAACTGGTTAGCACGCAGTACTTACACAAAAACGGcttgtgaagtggctcaaggtgtaggccctgagttcaaaccccagtactgcaaagaaaaaaagaaaagctaaacatGGACTTACCATATGACTCAATAATTCCGTTCCCAGGTACATActcaagagaactgaaaacatgtccacacaaaaacttacaCATGACTGTACACAGCAGTATTATTCATAGTAGTCAgaaggtggaaacaacccaaatgtctgtcAACTGGTGagcagataaacaaaatgtggtataactagacaatggaatattaagtcataaaaggaatgaagtaggaaggaaattctgacatgtcCTACAGCGTGGATGACATGGATGACAAGGTTCTTGAGGTCGTTATATAAGCCagtcagaaaaagacaaatactacacaATTCCAATTATATGGGTTAACTAGAGTAATCAAATTCATATAGACAGAAAGTACAATGGTGGTTGACAGAGGGATATGGGGAGTTGTCATTTAATTGCTATAGAATGTCAGTGTTgcaagctggtggagtgactccagtggcagagcacctgcctagcaagcccaaagccctgagttcaaaccccagtcctgcaaaagaaaacaaaaacaaaaacacccaacaaaacaaaaatgaattttagtgTTGCAAGATAAAAAGAGTTTTGGAGATTGGTTGTGTAGCAATATGAATGTACTTTACACTCctgaaatgtacacttaaaatggttatgttggaaaattttatattatgtgcaTTTACCACACTGaaacaaaaggaatgaaacaATGATACATGTTACAATATGGTGACCTTGAAaaggtgaaagaagccagagacaAAAGGATTCCACTCATATGAAAtttcagaataggcaaatctacaAGACAGAAAATAGGTTAATGGTTACCTAAGGCTGAGGACCTGGGAGAAGGGGGTAGTGATTGGTAATGGATATGGGTTGCTTTTGAGGGGTGGTAAAATATTCTACAAGTGAATGTAGTAGTGGTTACCAACActgggaaaatattaaaaacgACTGAGTTGTACTCTTTAAATGGGTGAAATGTATGATAGGTGAGTTATCTTAACAAAGCCTGAAAAttaaggtaggaggactgcaaatGAATTAACtctctgcttctttttaaaaagttactattGTTAAGCTGGCACTTGCATTCTCTTAATGAACTGTGGAACAGGAGGCTGTTGCTGTGACAGAAAGGGGAGGAGTGTTTTTCACAAATAGGAATAGAGTTAACTCAAAGAACTCAGAAAGAGCAACTGTGGgcttcaaggaaaaaaaacagccAGGGGCAGAGACATGTTACAAGGTACTTCAAAAGAGTTACAATCTGTCAAACACAtttctacaaaaaacaaaaatcttccatACAAAGGCTATGCAAAAGTCTCTCAAAACCTGATAGCTGACTTAGCATTgcatagtatttatttttaaatgaggaagTCTTATATTGTTTGATTGCTTTATAAACCTCTGTTGATTTCTTCCAAATGTGCATTTCAACTTGTTTTCCCATCATTCTGTATTTAATTATGCTATGGGACGTTAAGATAGAAAGTatctgtaaaaataatttttgggtGCTTGGGATTGAATGTAAAAATGTTTCAGAGCAAAACAGACCATATAAATGATATTAAAAAGGGCAGTTTTCAACCTAAAAAAGGATGTGGATGAACCtgaggacattgtgctaagtgaatgAAATATGCCAGTCAAAATGACAAATACTGAGTGATTCCACTTACAGTAGGCAAGGGCAGTGAACATCAcagagacaaaaatagaaaagtggGTGCCAGAGACTAAGGGGAAGAGGATGGAGACTTCTGTTTTAACAGGTACGGAATTTCTCTTTTGCAAGAAGAAAAGTTCCTGGAGAGCTGCTGAGCAACAATGTGCCCATGGTAACACTACTGAACTGGATGCTGAAAACAAGTTAACATGGCAAACTTTATATTTTTGCCacaatgtaaaaaaatttttaaatgacagcaTTGAGTTAAAAGCCttaataaaaatttcactttattaCTATTAATTTATGAGTGGCATGGAAAGACTTTCCAAATTCGATAAATTTGCTAGCTgtatttatctttactttttactGGTGGTGGAGGAATGAAAATACACTACTACTTGGTTtaattttgcaattatttttactTCCTGATTCCTGCCTGATTATGCAATTCTTTTggttacaaaagggaaaaaaggaaagtttatgtGCCAGTGTCTTGTTTTCATGGCATTACATTAAAGAGGAATGAGAAATATTTCTACTTACAACAAGtttctataaaaatttctttttaagtaaatttGAATTTGGGGCTGACAAATAGGTCAGACATCTTCTCTAAGATCTGTGAGCTGatgctattttatatttcaaatgtatTCTTATTTTAACTGGTTTTGGTACACTAGTTTCCTCTTTCAACAAACTTAAAGTCATAAAAATCTAGCTTGAGTAATAATGCACAAAATCttgcaaagattaaaaaaaatgttacattAACTTCAAAATGTAACCATCTCTTTAAACTGACTCTGACAGTTTGATTTGAGATATACTAAAAAGGACAAACATTCATTACAATGACATGCAAAAGATCAACTTTGCAAATAGCTGCTATCCCATACAAGCGATACAAGCGAGTTGGGATCTCCTGTATTATCACCACTATGAAACAACAATCATCTAGACATACTGCTAAGTAAATTAAAGACATGGTAACGTCTATTCTCTGTGAGCTTTATCATAAGCCTGGTGGGGTTCTAGTGTTACATTTATATACTTGATACTGAGAAAGACAGTGTCAAAAATGTCAAAGTCCACAGGGCCCTGCTATCAAGGTCAACTTTTATCACTACAATCAGGATCCCTCAGATTGTTCTCTAGCAAATTTTGTGACAAGACCACTGGCTGAGTCTGTCTAAGGGGCAAAAAAAACCGTATTTTATGTAGAACACACTATAAAAACTGGGGGTGATTATCTGTAATTATAAAGCTATCCAGCATTTACTTCATTCTCTATCTGGCTAGACAAGACATTGTTAAATGGCAGTAGGTATTAAGTAAGGTCTCCTTGTGTGGGGCGTGAATGGGAACTGTACTTAGCTCTGGAACAATAATGAACACAAAATCTACTTAGACAGGGCTTCCAGTCTCACACACCATCTGGTGAGTCAATAATTCCATCCTGTCAGTAATTCTTCAAAGTGGTCCAACAGGAGGATCAGATAAGAAAACATGATCATCGCACAGGACTGATTTTTGAATGACTGACCCTGTGTCCAACCATTTTACAATTCCCTAAGTATCTACCACATATCTGTAAGTTCCTGTCCTGGCTCATTAATCCTGTTTTGCAtatgcatctgtgtgtgtataatgattatatataatgataataatatatatgtaagcTCACATATATTTAATTGGAAGtgtgtgcaattttttttttaaaacaggtacAGGGTTTCTCTGTCTTCTATGCCATCAAGGGATCACAGAGCTCCATTTCCTAGGAAATCTCATCCAGGTTGAGATCTGGTGGTGAAAAGACAGTGTCAAGGAAagaatgttaatatttttttccACTAGCCAATCTCAAATGCCTGGCAGAAGGGAACTCAAGTCTACTGTTTCTATATCACCTTGATTAAAACAGCTCAAAGCAGTGTTTAAGTATCTGAATTGgaatctttggggtttttttgttttttgttttgttttgtgctggagatcaaactcagggcctcacacatgatagGGACATGCAATACCACTAAGCAACACCTTGGCctataatctcatttttaaaaatgcctatttaaaaaaataaattccttacCTACCTTCATTATTTACATGAGAATA
Proteins encoded in this window:
- the LOC109701528 gene encoding dnaJ homolog subfamily A member 1; amino-acid sequence: MVKETTYYDVLGVKPNATQEELKKAYRKLALKYHPDKNPNEGEKFKQISQAYEVLSDAKKRELYDKGGEQAIKEGGAGGGFGSPMDIFDMFFGGGGRMQRERRGKNVVHQLSVTLEDLYNGATRKLALQKNVICDKCEGRGGKKGAVECCPNCRGTGMQIRIHQIGPGMVQQIQSVCMECQGHGERISPKDRCKSCNGRKIVREKKILEVHIDKGMKDGQKITFHGEGDQEPGLEPGDIIIVLDQKDHAVFTRRGEDLFMCMDIQLVEALCGFQKPISTLDNRTIVITSHPGQIVKHGDIKCVLNEGMPIYRRPYEKGRLIIEFKVNFPENGFLSPDKLSLLEKLLPERKEVEETDEMDQVELVDFDPNQERRRHYNGEAYEDDEHHPRGGVQCQTS